DNA from Amycolatopsis sp. DSM 110486:
GCTCGGCGCCGCCCCCGCCACGGACAGCTTGCCGCCGAGCGCGTCGTCGGCCTCCCACACGGACACGCGGTGCCCGCGCAGCCGGGCGATCCGCGCGGCCTCCAGCCCCGACGGCCCGGAGCCGACCACCATCACGTTTCGCGGTGCCGCGGCGGGCTCGACGGACCACGTGAGCTCGCGGCCCACCTCCGGGTTCACCGAGCATCGCGCCCGCTCGCCGCGGCCGACCAGGTCCACGCACGCGTTGCACGCGATGCACGGACGCACCTCGCCCAGCCGGCCTGCGCGCACGAGGTCCGGCCAGTCCGGTTCGGCGATCAATCCGCGGCCGAGCAGCACCAGGTCCGCGTCGCCGGAAGCCACGATCTCGGCGGCCAGCGCCGGGTCGTCCAGCCGGCCGACGGCCATCACCGGTACCGACACGGCCTGGCGCACGGCCTGGACGAGCGGGCGCATGTGGCCGCGCCGCACCGCCATCGGCGCCAGCGTCTCGTGCAGGGTCAGCCAGGTGCCCGAGGACACGGAGATCGACGCGACGCCCGCGGCCTCCAGCATTTTCGCCACCGCGACGGCCGAGTCCAGGTCGAACCCGCCAGGCTCGGCGTCGGTCCCGTTGAGCCGCCAGACGAGCGGGAGGTCCACGGCCGCGACGATCGCGCGCGCCACTTCGAGCGAGAACCGGGCACGGTTTTCGAGGCTCCCGCCGTAGCCGTCGGTGCGCAGGTTGTGCCGGGGCGACAGGAAGTTCGAGGGCAGGTACCCGTGCGCACCGTGCACCTCCAGGTAGTCGAACCCCGCCTCGGCCGCGAACCGGGCCGCCTGCGCGTAGTCGGCGACGATCCGCTCGATCTCGGGCGCGGTCAGCTCGTGCGGGGTGGGCGCGGCCGAGTTCAGCGCGACCGGCGACGGCGCCACGGACGGGCCGGCGACCACCTGGCGGCCCGGGTGCATGAGCTGCACGCCCACCACGGATCCGTGCGGGCGCACCGCCTCGACGATCCGCCGCAACCCCGGCACGAACTGCGGCGCGCACAGGCGCGGCTCTGGCCCGACCGTGTCCGCGGAAACCAGGCAGCCCTCGACGGTGATCGCGCCGACGCCACCCTCGGCGCGGCGCCGGTAGTAGGCCACGGTGTCGTCGGTGATGTAGCCGCCCTGGTCCAGGCACGTGCCCATGGGTGCCATCACGAGCCGGTTGCCGAACGTCAGCCGGCCTACCCGCACCGGCGTGAACAGGACGTCCAGCGCGCTCACGGCAGGATCCGCAGCGCCGCGACCGGGCACGCCTCGACGCCCATCTCGGCGGTGTCCTCCTCCCCCGGCGGCACCTCCTGTTCCGCGGCGACACCGGAGAAGCCGTCGTCGTTGAGGGGGAACAGCTCCGGGTCGATGATGTAGCACTGCGCGTGGCCCTGGCAGACGTCGGGCACCTGGCCGATCTTCACGAGATCCTCCCGGCGCCGTGCGTGACGGGGAGCGTCTCCATGGCCCGCGACGCCAGGCTCGCCTTCCACTGTGGATCGCGGGCGAGCGCGAGTTCGGGCATGCGGGCGAGGATCCGGCCCACCGCGATCCGCGTCTCCATCCGCGCGAGCTGCGCGCCGATGCAGGCGTGGATGCCTTTGCCGAACGCCAGGTGCGGGTTGGGGGCGCGGCCGAGGTCCAGCGCGTCGGGGTCGGTGAACTTCGCCGGGTCGCGGTTGGCGGCGGCCAGCACGAGGTGCACGCGTTCGCCGGGCGCGATCGTCCGTCCCCCGACCTCGGTCTCCGCGACGACCCAGCGGATCAGGACCTTGATCGGCCCGTCGAACCGCAGCAGCTCCTCGACCGCGGGACCGATCAGCGCCGGATCCTGGCGCAGCCGGTCGAGCTGGTCCGGCCGTCGCAGCAGGGCCAGCAAGGAGTTGGCGATGGAGTTGGTCGTGGTTTCGTGGCCGGCGAACAGCAGCAGGGCGCACATGGCCACGAGCTCGTCGTCGGAGAGGTGGTCGGCGTCGCCGTCGTGCGCCATGAGCGCGGACAGCATGTCCTCGCCCGGGTCGGTGCGGCGCTTCGCGATGAGCTCGCGGACGTAGGAGTCCATCTCCCGCAGGCCGCGCAACGCCCGTTCGTGCCGTTCGGCCCGCGCGGTGCCGCCGGCGCCGAACGCGACCAGCGCGAGCTCGTCGGACCACTCGCGGAAGCGATCGCGGTCCTCGGGCGCCGCGCCGAGCATCGTGGCGATCACGGTGGTGGGCAAGGGATACGCGATGTGCTCGATCAGGTCCTGCGGGCCGGAGCCGCGGAGGAAGCCGTCGATGTGCTCGTCGACGATCCGGGTGATCATGCCGTCCATCCGCGCGATCCCCTGGCCCTTGAACGCTCCCGCGGCGAGCTTGCGCAGCCGGGTGTGCGCCGGCGGGTCGGACACGACCATCCAGCTCGCCATCAGCGCGAGCACCGCGGTCGTCGCCTCCGGCTGGTCGGGCCGCTCGGCGCGCGCGGCGAGCAGCGGCCGGACGCGGTCGCTCGAGAACGCCTTGTTCTGGAACGCCGCCGAGACGTCTTCGTAGCGCGTGAGCAGCCACGCGCGGTGCTTCTCGCTCCAGTGCACCGGGTCCGCGGCGCGCAGCTCGCGGAGGACGGGGTAGGGGTCGGCGCTCGCCGACGGCTCGAGCAGGTCGTCGGGGACGGCGGGGTTTTCGGTGGCAGACATGGGTGTCCTCTCAGGAGCCGGCGGTGGCCGGCTGCGCGAGACCGCGGGCCAGCCCGAGCCGGTCGCGGACGATCCAGCCGCCGATCCGGCCGCCCTCGACGGAGACCAGACCGACGAGGTGCAGGGTCGCGGGCGTGCCGACGGCCGCTTCACCGCCGTCGGGGCCGAGCCCGCCGGCGTAGGCGCCCGTGGCGGTGATCCGGAAAGCGACGTGCTCGCCCGCGGAGAACAGCTCGTCGATCCTCGATGTGACGTCGGTGAGCAACGCGGGCCCGGCGTCGCCGTCGTCGAAGCGGACCGCGGCCGGGGGGTCCTGCGGCTGCACGGCCCCACCGGACGCGATCCAGTGCCGGACGAGGGATTCCGCGGCGGGGTTCGCCGGTTCGGCTTCGGTGTCCCACGGCGCCGGTGCGGGCGGGTCGACCGGAGACGGGTTCCCGGAGCTCAGCTGACGGCGGCGGGACAGGTAGTCCTGCTCCACGAAGTTCGTCTCCAGCCGGCGGCCGTTCCAGCGGTACAGCCCGATGCCCGTCCACACGGCGACCTGTCCGTCGCGGGCGCGCCGGCCGTGTTCGGAGAACCGCAGAGCCAGTTTCCGGCCGTCGGTGACGATCGAGTGGACCGTCAGGCACAGCCCGGGATACTGCTCGAACTGCCGCTGCGCCGCCGGGATGTACGCGTCGTCGCGCCCGGCGACCTCGTGCGGGCCCATGCGCAGGACGTAGCCGGGCTCCATGATCTCCGCGCACACGGAGACATCGTGGCGGTTGGTGTAGTCGTTGACGTAGCGGCGCATCAGCGCCACGAACGGGTCGGGGCGGGCGGTCATCAGCGGCCCTCGAACTTGGGCGGCCGTTTGCCGAGGAAGGCGGCGATGCCCTCCGCGGCGTCCGCGGTGGCGTGCAGGGTGGTGAGCGCGGCGGTCGAGTGGTCGAACTCGCCGCGGTCGACGCCGCGGTTGACCAGGTTCTTGCCGCTGGCCACGGCGAGCGGGGCCATCGACGCGAACCGCCCGGCGAGCTCGCGTGCGGTGCTCATCAGCTCGGCGGCGGGAACCACCTTCTGCGCAAGGCCGATCCGCAGCGCCGTGGGCGCGTCGACCCGCTCGCCGCCGAACATCATGAGCTTCGTCCAGTGCCGCCCGATCACCGAGGGCGCGCGCAGCACCCCGAACCCCGGGACCAACCCGACACCGCACTCCGGCATCCCGAACGTCGCCGTCTCGGCGGCCACCACCACGTCACACGCCAGGGCCAGCTCGCACCCGCCGCCGAGGGCGAACCCGTTCACGGCCGCGACGATCGGCAGTGGCGACTCCTCCACCGCGGCGAAGGTGCGCATGCAGTCCTGCTGGAACTCCCGCTTGGCGACGACGTCGGTGAGGTCGGCGAAACTCGCGATGTCGCCGCCGGCCGAGAACGCCTTGTCACCCGCGCCGGTGATGATCACGGCTCGCGTGCGGCCGTCGGAGGCCAAGTGGGCCAACGCTTCCCGCAACTCCGGCCAGAATTCGCGGCCCATCGCGTTGAGCTTGCCCGGGGTGTCCATGGTGAGCACCGCGACCGCGCCCTCGCCGTCGCCGGTGTCGTCGACCTCGACCCGCAAGGTGCGGGCCGCAGCGGGATTCCAGGTGCTCACGCAAGTCCTCCCGAGGCGATCTCGATGCTCGTCGC
Protein-coding regions in this window:
- a CDS encoding ferredoxin; the protein is MKIGQVPDVCQGHAQCYIIDPELFPLNDDGFSGVAAEQEVPPGEEDTAEMGVEACPVAALRILP
- a CDS encoding cytochrome P450 is translated as MSATENPAVPDDLLEPSASADPYPVLRELRAADPVHWSEKHRAWLLTRYEDVSAAFQNKAFSSDRVRPLLAARAERPDQPEATTAVLALMASWMVVSDPPAHTRLRKLAAGAFKGQGIARMDGMITRIVDEHIDGFLRGSGPQDLIEHIAYPLPTTVIATMLGAAPEDRDRFREWSDELALVAFGAGGTARAERHERALRGLREMDSYVRELIAKRRTDPGEDMLSALMAHDGDADHLSDDELVAMCALLLFAGHETTTNSIANSLLALLRRPDQLDRLRQDPALIGPAVEELLRFDGPIKVLIRWVVAETEVGGRTIAPGERVHLVLAAANRDPAKFTDPDALDLGRAPNPHLAFGKGIHACIGAQLARMETRIAVGRILARMPELALARDPQWKASLASRAMETLPVTHGAGRIS
- a CDS encoding FAD-dependent oxidoreductase is translated as MSALDVLFTPVRVGRLTFGNRLVMAPMGTCLDQGGYITDDTVAYYRRRAEGGVGAITVEGCLVSADTVGPEPRLCAPQFVPGLRRIVEAVRPHGSVVGVQLMHPGRQVVAGPSVAPSPVALNSAAPTPHELTAPEIERIVADYAQAARFAAEAGFDYLEVHGAHGYLPSNFLSPRHNLRTDGYGGSLENRARFSLEVARAIVAAVDLPLVWRLNGTDAEPGGFDLDSAVAVAKMLEAAGVASISVSSGTWLTLHETLAPMAVRRGHMRPLVQAVRQAVSVPVMAVGRLDDPALAAEIVASGDADLVLLGRGLIAEPDWPDLVRAGRLGEVRPCIACNACVDLVGRGERARCSVNPEVGRELTWSVEPAAAPRNVMVVGSGPSGLEAARIARLRGHRVSVWEADDALGGKLSVAGAAPSKREVLRFRDFQARRLVELGVEIRTSARVSAGTVAEERPDVVVVATGAVPLVPPVPGIDGPDVYDAQRLLRGEIEVVPGTRLVVVGGSATGCETAELMRARGAEVTIVEMRGSIGRGIEAITRRQLVKQLRHDGVRVLTKAVVVGIEPGSVRWRPAAEDTVDTAADEIVEADLVALAIGWRATGPQVAAELAADGVDVRILGDAETPADFVRAINAGADTGLAV
- a CDS encoding nuclear transport factor 2 family protein, with protein sequence MTARPDPFVALMRRYVNDYTNRHDVSVCAEIMEPGYVLRMGPHEVAGRDDAYIPAAQRQFEQYPGLCLTVHSIVTDGRKLALRFSEHGRRARDGQVAVWTGIGLYRWNGRRLETNFVEQDYLSRRRQLSSGNPSPVDPPAPAPWDTEAEPANPAAESLVRHWIASGGAVQPQDPPAAVRFDDGDAGPALLTDVTSRIDELFSAGEHVAFRITATGAYAGGLGPDGGEAAVGTPATLHLVGLVSVEGGRIGGWIVRDRLGLARGLAQPATAGS
- a CDS encoding enoyl-CoA hydratase/isomerase family protein, which encodes MSTWNPAAARTLRVEVDDTGDGEGAVAVLTMDTPGKLNAMGREFWPELREALAHLASDGRTRAVIITGAGDKAFSAGGDIASFADLTDVVAKREFQQDCMRTFAAVEESPLPIVAAVNGFALGGGCELALACDVVVAAETATFGMPECGVGLVPGFGVLRAPSVIGRHWTKLMMFGGERVDAPTALRIGLAQKVVPAAELMSTARELAGRFASMAPLAVASGKNLVNRGVDRGEFDHSTAALTTLHATADAAEGIAAFLGKRPPKFEGR